From the genome of Paenibacillus sp., one region includes:
- a CDS encoding divergent PAP2 family protein encodes MNRAMITGLSTIAAAQALKLPIEYAARGKWDWSTLFRTGGMPSSHSAGVASLATYIALKKGVPAVDFAISALFGLIVMYDAMGIRRRAGEMAVELNELDARVEELADQHPGTYHREKRARLKEELGHLPREVAVGALLGIAAGWLSRALERK; translated from the coding sequence ATGAATCGAGCGATGATTACGGGCCTCAGCACCATCGCTGCCGCCCAAGCGTTGAAGCTGCCGATCGAGTACGCGGCAAGAGGCAAGTGGGATTGGTCGACGCTGTTCCGCACCGGCGGCATGCCCAGTTCGCACTCCGCGGGCGTCGCGTCCTTGGCGACGTATATCGCCCTCAAGAAAGGCGTACCCGCCGTCGATTTCGCCATCAGCGCGCTGTTCGGACTGATTGTCATGTATGATGCGATGGGCATTCGGCGCCGCGCCGGCGAAATGGCGGTGGAGCTGAACGAGTTGGATGCCAGAGTCGAAGAGCTGGCCGACCAGCATCCCGGGACGTACCACCGAGAGAAGCGGGCGCGGCTGAAGGAAGAGCTCGGCCATCTTCCGCGGGAGGTGGCGGTCGGAGCGCTGCTCGGCATCGCCGCGGGATGGCTCAGCCGCGCGCTGGAGCGCAAATAA
- a CDS encoding DUF7408 domain-containing protein → MQTHWITHAARWTIAAAVALAVCWTSVFGAAAGADAAREPLQVSVEAGYGGSAKEGRWFPVKVTLSNPGDDVSGELALYSEGESGNVAYAKAVDLPRGSTKTVWFALPGRPSHVGGQHLVFHEGGVERGKEVPFAQGKASVAPLMAPADALFVGVLARDPDTLNFLTLFNQRGMQVDTTHYTVDSFPWDATMLDGLDVVAINDAAVDTLTEAEASELRAWVARGGRLLLAGGAGFAKAAALSALSPVDVTGTAAVTALPSFEEAAGERLAFASPFTVSAGTVREGETLFEEDGIPLVVTDRYGSGQVTYIAYDLALQPLASWSGNLKLWERILEGSLPYGSGAQQGKYVYMDGTWEMERALDYFPQFVPPAFGSLALLFLLYAVVIGPLLYFVLKKLDRREWAWFAIPALAIATSGIIYGVGASGRGNALAQTLAIQELDGEGGATRTASSSVFVPNGGRYSLRWEGERAVTVHRWNEGVGAGNGGEATAIVRADADRTAATFRNVPYWSIKKAYVAEETVPDAGAITYSLRLEAGAIVGEVANETPNDLYEAGVLYGDQWARIGELPRGERRTFRLSIGAVQMAHSDLGGIVLPYGGSDEQLRERALLNVYADTLRNRARGGAAAAPVFLGFARGDDPLFAVEGIYADATRIDLYAQPLAFDYEQNGRLMIPGGAVQPYVESSSLTYGHGYGTGSIDAGAGSFVLAYRLPQRANWAYEKVTLNGSVQAPFSLELWNERKQAWEPLAGAQAELEGERLAEALTSDGRIRLQASSNQGGVFMFPQLAAEGRVLP, encoded by the coding sequence GTGCAAACACATTGGATTACGCATGCCGCCCGATGGACGATCGCGGCGGCCGTCGCCTTAGCGGTTTGTTGGACGAGCGTCTTCGGGGCGGCCGCCGGCGCGGACGCGGCGAGAGAACCGCTGCAAGTATCCGTCGAAGCAGGGTACGGCGGCAGCGCCAAGGAAGGCCGATGGTTTCCCGTGAAGGTGACGCTCTCGAATCCCGGCGACGACGTGTCGGGAGAATTGGCCTTGTATTCGGAGGGCGAGAGCGGCAATGTCGCCTACGCGAAAGCGGTCGATCTGCCGCGGGGCAGCACGAAAACGGTATGGTTCGCGCTTCCGGGGCGACCTTCGCATGTAGGCGGACAGCATCTCGTTTTCCATGAAGGGGGCGTCGAGCGCGGGAAGGAAGTGCCGTTCGCGCAAGGCAAAGCGTCGGTCGCGCCGTTGATGGCACCGGCGGACGCGCTGTTCGTCGGCGTGCTCGCCCGCGACCCGGATACGCTCAATTTCCTCACGTTGTTCAATCAACGGGGCATGCAGGTGGACACGACGCATTACACGGTCGATTCGTTCCCTTGGGACGCGACGATGCTCGACGGCCTCGATGTCGTCGCGATTAACGACGCCGCCGTCGATACGCTGACCGAAGCGGAGGCGTCCGAGCTGCGGGCGTGGGTCGCCCGCGGCGGCCGGCTTCTCCTCGCCGGCGGAGCGGGCTTTGCGAAAGCGGCGGCGCTTTCGGCGCTGTCCCCTGTCGATGTGACCGGAACGGCGGCGGTGACGGCGCTGCCTTCGTTCGAGGAGGCGGCGGGCGAGCGGCTCGCGTTCGCGTCCCCGTTCACCGTGTCCGCGGGCACCGTCCGCGAAGGCGAGACGCTGTTCGAGGAGGACGGGATCCCGCTCGTCGTGACCGATCGATACGGATCGGGCCAAGTGACGTACATCGCATACGATTTGGCGCTGCAGCCCCTTGCCTCATGGAGCGGCAATTTGAAGCTCTGGGAGCGCATATTAGAAGGCTCGCTTCCGTATGGTTCCGGAGCGCAGCAAGGGAAGTACGTGTATATGGACGGTACATGGGAAATGGAGCGGGCGCTCGATTATTTCCCGCAGTTCGTCCCGCCGGCGTTCGGCTCGTTGGCGCTTTTGTTTTTGCTGTACGCGGTGGTGATCGGGCCGCTGTTGTACTTCGTGCTGAAGAAGCTGGATCGCCGCGAATGGGCATGGTTCGCCATCCCGGCGCTCGCGATTGCGACGAGCGGGATCATTTACGGCGTCGGCGCGTCCGGCCGCGGGAACGCGCTGGCGCAAACGCTCGCGATTCAAGAGCTGGACGGCGAAGGCGGAGCGACCCGGACGGCGTCGTCGTCGGTGTTCGTGCCGAACGGCGGGCGTTATTCGCTTCGATGGGAAGGGGAACGCGCCGTCACGGTCCATCGGTGGAACGAAGGCGTCGGCGCAGGGAACGGCGGCGAGGCCACCGCGATCGTCCGCGCCGACGCGGATCGCACCGCGGCCACGTTCCGCAACGTGCCGTATTGGTCGATCAAGAAAGCGTATGTCGCGGAAGAGACCGTTCCGGACGCCGGCGCGATTACGTATTCGCTTCGCCTCGAAGCGGGCGCCATCGTCGGCGAGGTCGCGAACGAGACGCCTAATGATCTATACGAAGCTGGCGTGCTGTACGGCGATCAATGGGCGAGAATCGGGGAGCTGCCGCGCGGCGAACGCCGGACGTTCCGCCTCTCGATCGGCGCCGTTCAGATGGCGCATTCCGACCTCGGCGGCATCGTGCTGCCGTACGGCGGCAGCGACGAGCAGCTGCGGGAACGCGCGCTGCTGAACGTCTACGCCGATACGCTGCGCAATCGCGCTCGGGGCGGCGCCGCAGCCGCGCCGGTGTTTCTCGGCTTCGCCCGCGGCGACGATCCGTTGTTCGCCGTGGAAGGAATCTACGCGGACGCGACGCGCATCGATTTGTACGCGCAGCCGCTCGCCTTCGATTATGAACAGAACGGCAGGCTGATGATTCCGGGCGGCGCCGTGCAGCCGTACGTGGAGAGCAGCAGCTTGACGTATGGGCATGGGTACGGCACCGGCAGCATCGACGCCGGCGCCGGCAGCTTCGTCCTCGCGTACCGGCTCCCGCAGCGCGCGAATTGGGCGTACGAGAAAGTGACGCTGAACGGAAGCGTCCAGGCACCGTTCTCGCTCGAGCTGTGGAATGAGCGAAAGCAAGCGTGGGAGCCGCTCGCCGGAGCGCAGGCGGAGCTCGAAGGGGAGCGGCTCGCCGAGGCGCTGACGTCCGACGGACGGATCCGTTTGCAAGCGTCTAGCAACCAGGGCGGCGTCTTCATGTTCCCGCAGCTGGCGGCGGAAGGGAGAGTATTGCCGTGA
- the rarD gene encoding EamA family transporter RarD, which produces MKLGVGYAVMAYVAWGLLPLYWKWFDTLSAGVLLGHRIVWSFAFVVVLLLAANRGRLASVKPKTRAELLAMIAASALISVNWLIFIYAVKYGHVVEASLGYYINPLMNVVLAVFFLKERPTPVQWTAIALAAVGVASLTATYGKPPWIALTLAVSFALYGLVKKKTAAGPAEGLFWETAFALPAAAVYLAFAGGAAAPLESPSGWALLLSGAATTLPLLWFAAAAKRLTLTTIGLIQYLSPTMTLAIGVLLFREPFTSTHLWSFAFIWVALALYTAASLRRMKLAAG; this is translated from the coding sequence TTGAAACTCGGGGTTGGATACGCCGTGATGGCGTACGTCGCATGGGGCTTGCTGCCCTTATATTGGAAATGGTTCGATACGCTGTCGGCCGGCGTCCTGCTCGGCCATCGCATCGTCTGGTCGTTCGCGTTCGTCGTCGTTCTGCTGCTTGCGGCGAATCGGGGACGGCTCGCCTCGGTCAAACCGAAAACGAGAGCGGAGCTGCTCGCCATGATCGCCGCTTCGGCGCTGATCAGCGTCAATTGGCTTATTTTTATTTATGCCGTGAAGTACGGCCATGTCGTAGAAGCAAGCTTGGGCTATTACATCAATCCGCTGATGAACGTCGTGCTGGCCGTTTTCTTCTTGAAGGAAAGGCCGACGCCCGTGCAATGGACCGCGATCGCGCTGGCCGCCGTCGGCGTCGCCTCCTTGACGGCGACGTACGGCAAGCCGCCGTGGATCGCGCTGACGCTCGCGGTCTCGTTCGCGCTATACGGCTTGGTCAAGAAGAAAACCGCCGCGGGACCCGCGGAAGGATTGTTCTGGGAGACGGCGTTCGCGCTGCCGGCGGCGGCCGTATATTTGGCGTTCGCGGGAGGCGCCGCCGCTCCGCTGGAATCGCCGTCCGGCTGGGCGCTGCTGTTGTCCGGCGCGGCGACGACGCTGCCGCTGCTTTGGTTCGCCGCGGCGGCGAAGCGGCTTACGCTGACGACGATCGGACTGATCCAATATTTATCGCCGACGATGACGCTGGCGATCGGCGTACTGCTGTTCCGCGAGCCGTTCACGTCGACGCATCTGTGGAGCTTCGCGTTCATCTGGGTCGCGCTGGCGCTGTACACGGCAGCGTCGCTGCGGCGAATGAAGCTGGCGGCGGGATAA
- a CDS encoding ABC transporter ATP-binding protein: MIDIRDLTKTFGGFTALNGLTLSVEKGTVFGFVGPNGAGKSTTMSILATLLLPTSGTAKVAGVDVTERPHEVRRLIGYMPDFFGVYDNFKTTEYLDFYGASYGIPRAERAKLIPELLELVNLADKADVYVDSLSRGMKQRLCLARCLVHDPELLILDEPASGLDPRARIEMREILKELKAMGKTILISSHILPELAEMVDEIGVIENGELLAKGKVTDIQQRMRAKRVLHVRLLEREAEAAAMLKEQPDVALVQQDASGIHVHFAGADEGQWQLLERLVAARFKVVSFSEAQTDLEDVFLEITKGART, from the coding sequence GTGATCGACATTCGGGATTTGACCAAAACGTTCGGCGGGTTTACCGCCTTGAACGGGTTGACGCTGTCCGTGGAGAAAGGGACGGTGTTCGGGTTCGTCGGCCCGAACGGCGCCGGGAAGTCGACGACGATGTCGATTCTCGCGACGCTCCTGCTGCCGACATCCGGCACGGCGAAGGTCGCCGGCGTCGACGTGACGGAACGTCCGCACGAGGTGCGGCGGCTGATCGGATATATGCCCGATTTCTTCGGGGTGTACGACAATTTTAAGACGACCGAGTACTTGGATTTCTACGGTGCGAGCTACGGCATTCCGCGCGCGGAGAGGGCGAAGCTCATCCCGGAGCTGCTCGAGCTCGTTAATTTGGCGGATAAGGCGGACGTTTACGTCGATTCGTTGTCGCGGGGGATGAAGCAGCGGCTGTGCCTCGCGCGCTGCCTCGTGCACGATCCGGAGCTGCTCATTCTCGACGAGCCGGCGTCCGGTCTCGACCCGCGCGCCCGCATCGAAATGCGCGAAATTTTGAAGGAATTGAAAGCGATGGGGAAGACGATCCTTATTTCTTCGCATATTTTGCCGGAGCTCGCCGAGATGGTCGACGAAATCGGAGTCATCGAGAACGGCGAACTGCTGGCGAAAGGGAAAGTGACCGACATCCAGCAGCGCATGCGGGCGAAGCGGGTGCTGCACGTCCGCCTGCTCGAGCGCGAAGCGGAAGCGGCCGCGATGCTGAAAGAGCAGCCCGACGTCGCGTTGGTGCAGCAGGACGCGTCCGGCATTCACGTCCATTTCGCCGGCGCCGACGAGGGGCAGTGGCAGCTGCTGGAGCGGCTCGTGGCCGCCCGGTTCAAAGTCGTCTCGTTCAGCGAGGCGCAGACCGATTTGGAGGACGTGTTCCTCGAAATTACGAAAGGAGCGCGAACATGA
- the coaW gene encoding type II pantothenate kinase, whose translation MLHIGVDAGGTLVKIACEHEDGAISFRKFRSSDLTQAAEWVDAQPLRGNLCLTGGKAGLFQALIRREAGHVIEFEATCSGAKWLLCREGIALPSFLLTNVGTGTSIHYVDEHTHYRVGGTGVGGGTILGLSALTTGIDDFEEIVRLAAAGSRDDIDLTVGHIYEGATPPIPGELTASNFGRWLQTGGSRRKEDVLASVIGLVGETVATVSVHAAGQSGAACVLYIGSSFVRNELLRRVVAGYTELRGSRSLTLPDGEFSGAVGALLSARNADAQVPLACGPEGR comes from the coding sequence TTGCTGCATATCGGCGTAGACGCCGGGGGAACGCTCGTCAAAATCGCCTGCGAGCACGAGGACGGCGCGATATCGTTCCGGAAATTTCGAAGCTCCGACCTAACGCAGGCGGCTGAATGGGTGGATGCGCAGCCGCTGCGAGGAAATTTGTGCCTTACCGGAGGCAAGGCCGGCTTATTCCAAGCGTTGATTCGGCGGGAAGCCGGCCATGTAATCGAATTCGAGGCGACCTGCAGCGGAGCGAAATGGCTGCTCTGCCGGGAAGGCATTGCGCTGCCCTCGTTTCTGCTGACGAACGTCGGCACGGGGACGTCCATTCATTACGTGGACGAGCATACGCATTACCGCGTCGGCGGCACGGGCGTCGGCGGCGGAACGATTCTCGGCCTCTCCGCGCTGACGACGGGCATCGACGATTTCGAGGAGATCGTCCGTCTGGCCGCCGCGGGCAGCCGGGACGACATCGATTTGACGGTCGGCCATATTTACGAAGGCGCGACGCCGCCGATCCCGGGCGAGCTGACGGCGAGCAATTTCGGGCGTTGGCTGCAAACGGGAGGGAGCCGTCGCAAGGAGGATGTGCTGGCGTCGGTCATCGGGCTCGTCGGCGAGACGGTGGCGACCGTCAGCGTGCATGCGGCCGGGCAGAGCGGTGCGGCATGCGTGCTGTACATCGGCTCTTCGTTCGTTCGCAACGAGCTGCTGCGCCGCGTCGTGGCGGGGTATACGGAGCTTCGCGGCTCCCGTTCGCTGACGCTGCCGGACGGGGAATTCAGCGGGGCGGTCGGGGCGCTGCTGTCGGCGCGAAACGCCGATGCGCAGGTGCCGCTCGCTTGCGGGCCGGAGGGGCGCTGA
- a CDS encoding alpha/beta fold hydrolase: protein MPSLDMPLEQLKQYMGRSPKPDDFDAYWAEALQELDATAPEPLIAPSAFQPPNAECFDLTFTGVRGARIYAKYLRPKGVSAPHPAVLQFHGYTGSSGDWSDKLSLVNLGFSVFAMDCRGQGGKSEDVGGVKGNTMRGQFIRGLDSGPKDLLFRHIFLDTAQLARVAMSMPEVDAERIGVQGGSQGGALALVCAALEPRIKRCVSVFPFLSDYKRVWEMDLAKDAYEELRMYFRLFDPRHEREDDIFRTLGYIDVQYLAERIQAEVLMGISLMDNICPPSTQFAAYNRIRSTKSHIIYPDFGHEGLPGFNDDAYLFLSKL, encoded by the coding sequence ATGCCAAGCTTGGATATGCCGCTGGAACAATTGAAACAATATATGGGGAGAAGCCCGAAGCCGGACGATTTCGATGCGTATTGGGCCGAAGCGCTGCAGGAGCTCGACGCGACCGCGCCCGAGCCATTGATCGCGCCGAGCGCGTTCCAGCCGCCGAACGCCGAATGCTTCGACCTGACGTTCACCGGGGTGCGCGGCGCTCGCATCTACGCGAAATATTTGCGGCCGAAAGGCGTATCCGCTCCGCATCCGGCCGTGCTCCAATTCCACGGATACACCGGCAGCTCGGGCGATTGGTCCGATAAGCTGAGCCTCGTCAACCTCGGTTTCTCCGTCTTCGCCATGGACTGCCGCGGACAAGGGGGCAAGTCCGAGGACGTCGGCGGCGTCAAGGGCAACACGATGCGCGGCCAATTCATCCGCGGCCTCGATTCCGGCCCGAAGGATTTGCTGTTCCGGCACATCTTCCTTGACACGGCGCAGCTCGCCCGCGTCGCGATGTCGATGCCCGAAGTCGATGCGGAGCGAATCGGCGTGCAGGGCGGCTCGCAGGGCGGCGCGCTCGCCCTCGTCTGCGCGGCGCTCGAGCCGCGCATCAAGCGCTGCGTCTCCGTCTTCCCGTTCTTAAGCGATTACAAGCGCGTATGGGAAATGGATCTTGCGAAGGATGCGTACGAAGAGCTGCGCATGTATTTCCGCCTGTTCGATCCTCGTCACGAACGGGAGGACGACATTTTCCGCACGCTCGGTTATATCGACGTGCAGTATTTGGCGGAGCGCATTCAGGCCGAGGTGCTGATGGGCATCAGCTTGATGGACAACATTTGCCCGCCGTCGACGCAGTTCGCCGCATACAATCGAATTCGTTCGACGAAAAGTCATATCATTTACCCGGACTTCGGACACGAAGGCTTGCCGGGCTTTAACGACGACGCGTATTTGTTCCTATCCAAGTTATAA
- a CDS encoding transporter suffix domain-containing protein, with translation MAKRIGIFCIVLSFALYALLLAVPFLPAGSSGKAGAAAALVIAGEVAFWIGGLLLGREVIKKYRRFLSPAAWAKRKSAETQGEKEQT, from the coding sequence ATGGCCAAACGAATCGGTATTTTTTGTATCGTGTTATCCTTCGCGTTGTACGCATTGCTGCTGGCCGTGCCGTTTCTGCCCGCCGGCTCCTCCGGCAAGGCGGGCGCCGCCGCGGCGCTCGTGATCGCGGGAGAGGTCGCGTTTTGGATCGGGGGCCTGCTGCTCGGAAGAGAAGTCATTAAGAAATATCGGAGGTTTCTCTCGCCCGCAGCTTGGGCGAAGCGAAAATCCGCCGAAACGCAAGGAGAGAAGGAACAAACATGA
- a CDS encoding SDR family oxidoreductase — protein sequence MSICEHRPVALVTGASAGFGLHCSIELAKRGFLVVAAMRDPAGRGAALTHMAAREGVGERIAAAKLDVTDAEQIEGVVRGVVERYGRIDVLLNNAGYAQGGFVEDVPLESFREQFETNVWGLIAMTKAVLPYMRERRSGTIINMSSVSGRLGLPGFAPYAASKFAVEGFSEALRLELRPFGVHVVLIEPGSYRTDIWAKGFARMAGDETSPYASMLERVKRAAERSARAGGDPRDVARLAARAASARRPKLRYALPASAALLPVAKALLPWSLIERAIGRALR from the coding sequence TTGTCGATCTGCGAGCATCGACCGGTCGCGCTCGTAACGGGCGCCTCGGCGGGGTTCGGCCTGCATTGTTCGATCGAGCTGGCGAAACGCGGCTTTCTCGTCGTCGCGGCGATGCGGGATCCCGCCGGCCGGGGCGCCGCGCTGACGCATATGGCCGCGCGCGAAGGCGTCGGGGAGCGCATCGCAGCGGCGAAGCTCGACGTCACCGATGCGGAACAGATCGAGGGCGTCGTGCGCGGCGTCGTCGAACGATACGGCCGCATCGACGTTCTGCTGAACAACGCGGGCTATGCGCAGGGCGGCTTCGTCGAGGATGTGCCGCTCGAGTCGTTCCGCGAGCAGTTCGAGACGAACGTATGGGGATTGATCGCGATGACGAAGGCGGTCCTGCCGTATATGCGGGAGCGGCGAAGCGGCACGATCATCAATATGAGCAGCGTGAGCGGCCGCCTCGGCCTGCCCGGCTTCGCGCCGTATGCGGCGTCGAAATTCGCGGTCGAAGGGTTCAGCGAAGCGCTGCGGCTCGAGCTCCGGCCGTTCGGCGTCCACGTCGTGCTGATCGAGCCGGGCTCGTATCGGACCGATATTTGGGCGAAGGGGTTCGCCCGGATGGCCGGGGACGAGACTTCGCCGTACGCCTCGATGCTCGAGCGCGTGAAGCGGGCCGCGGAGCGGTCGGCGAGGGCGGGCGGCGACCCGCGGGACGTCGCTCGGCTGGCGGCTCGCGCCGCGTCGGCGCGCCGTCCGAAGCTGCGCTACGCGCTCCCCGCCTCGGCGGCGCTGCTGCCCGTCGCCAAAGCGCTTCTGCCGTGGTCCTTAATCGAACGGGCGATCGGCCGGGCGCTGAGATAG
- a CDS encoding GNAT family N-acetyltransferase has product MTIRDAEREDLVSITDIYNDAILHTTAVYDYEPHSLDSRIAWFENRRSGGFPVIVYEVGGAVAGFASFGPFRPHQGYRYTVEHSLYVHREYRKRGIGRALLERLIELAESSGYAVLVGGIDAANVESIRLHERFGFEHAGTIPKAGCKFGRWLDLAFYHRQLRGPASP; this is encoded by the coding sequence ATGACGATTCGCGACGCGGAGAGAGAGGATCTCGTCTCGATTACAGACATCTACAACGACGCGATATTACATACGACCGCGGTATACGACTACGAGCCGCATTCGCTTGACAGCCGCATCGCCTGGTTCGAGAACCGGCGTTCGGGAGGGTTTCCCGTCATCGTGTACGAGGTCGGAGGTGCGGTCGCCGGCTTCGCCTCCTTCGGTCCGTTCCGACCTCACCAAGGGTACCGGTATACGGTCGAGCACTCCTTGTACGTGCATCGGGAATACCGGAAGCGGGGCATCGGCCGAGCGCTGCTGGAACGACTCATCGAGCTTGCGGAGTCTTCAGGATACGCGGTGCTCGTCGGGGGCATCGACGCGGCGAACGTGGAGAGCATCCGCCTTCACGAACGGTTCGGCTTCGAGCATGCCGGCACGATACCGAAAGCCGGCTGCAAATTCGGACGTTGGCTGGATTTGGCGTTTTATCATCGCCAGCTGCGGGGGCCGGCGTCCCCGTAA
- a CDS encoding ABC transporter permease has protein sequence MNLRSRWINPVLEKEFRLRMRTVRSPLALLAYLAVIGLLAFAYLYVESQNRGPNGFTPEASRFLFYFLSGAQMVLVCFMAPGLTAGVISGEREKQTLSMLLTTQQSSAAIILSKLAASLSFMLLVVFTTLPIYSIVFLYGGISPAQLLSVFGFYVLVMLMLGSLGVMFSTLFQRTVVAVIVTYGSGLFLYVLTGLAALFLMAVSGAQLRYEAGFLLGLNPLSAMIGLFEPSFTNEFFRGSLAGLQMWHIFVSSHLVIAAFAVWTAVRKLRPAARGRKTAQPASEPSAK, from the coding sequence ATGAACCTTCGGTCGCGATGGATCAACCCTGTGCTGGAGAAAGAGTTTCGGCTGCGCATGCGAACGGTCCGTTCGCCGCTCGCGCTGCTTGCGTACCTTGCGGTCATCGGGCTGCTGGCGTTCGCTTATTTGTACGTGGAATCGCAGAACCGCGGGCCGAACGGTTTTACGCCGGAGGCGAGCCGATTTTTGTTTTATTTCTTGAGCGGCGCGCAGATGGTGCTCGTCTGCTTCATGGCTCCCGGTCTTACGGCCGGCGTCATCAGCGGGGAGCGGGAGAAGCAGACGCTCAGCATGCTGCTCACGACGCAGCAAAGCTCGGCCGCGATCATTCTTAGCAAGCTGGCGGCTTCGCTCAGCTTTATGCTCTTGGTCGTGTTTACGACGCTGCCGATTTACAGCATCGTGTTTTTGTACGGCGGCATTTCCCCGGCTCAGCTGCTGTCGGTCTTCGGCTTTTACGTGCTCGTCATGCTCATGCTCGGCTCGCTGGGCGTCATGTTCTCGACGCTGTTCCAACGAACGGTCGTCGCCGTGATCGTGACGTACGGCAGCGGTCTGTTCCTGTACGTGCTTACGGGGCTAGCCGCATTGTTTCTTATGGCGGTGTCGGGCGCGCAGCTGCGGTACGAAGCGGGGTTCCTGCTCGGCTTGAATCCGCTCTCGGCCATGATCGGGCTGTTCGAGCCGAGCTTTACGAACGAGTTTTTCCGAGGATCGCTCGCCGGTTTGCAGATGTGGCATATTTTCGTGTCTTCGCATCTCGTCATCGCGGCGTTCGCCGTCTGGACGGCGGTGCGAAAGCTGCGTCCGGCCGCGCGCGGCCGCAAGACGGCTCAGCCTGCTTCCGAGCCGTCTGCGAAGTGA
- a CDS encoding 4a-hydroxytetrahydrobiopterin dehydratase codes for MSERLTEQDIERRLAALPGWSLEDGKWLVKKARFRSYLDGVDFVSRAARAAERLNHHPLIAIDYKLVTLRLTSWRAGGITELDFEAAAAFDRELPGEGGAESAE; via the coding sequence GTGTCGGAACGATTGACGGAGCAGGACATCGAACGGAGGCTTGCCGCGTTACCCGGTTGGTCGCTGGAAGACGGCAAATGGCTGGTGAAAAAGGCGCGGTTCCGCTCGTATTTGGACGGCGTCGACTTCGTCTCGCGGGCAGCCCGCGCGGCGGAGCGGCTCAATCATCATCCGCTGATCGCGATCGACTATAAGCTCGTAACGCTGCGCCTTACCTCATGGCGGGCGGGAGGCATCACGGAGCTCGATTTCGAGGCGGCCGCCGCATTCGACCGCGAACTGCCGGGGGAAGGCGGAGCCGAGTCCGCGGAATAA
- a CDS encoding SH3 domain-containing C40 family peptidase: MRKLSIFLASLAGTLLLASSVSAAASYETEVTYGVNLRSKPSLSGKVYRMLKRGEDVHVISEASGNWLKVETKSGTIGYISASDKYTDYRGGAGTSGETAASGTNLRTRLAATAKSYNGDFDYKWGAEPWNTNNKYVDCSSFMEFVFRKHSVDLPRSSRQQAKEGSYVRKSNLRIGDLVFFDTNDDGRINHVGMYIGDGEFIHASPSFDGVGVSNLRSGFWSNHYVTARNVL; this comes from the coding sequence ATGCGAAAACTCTCGATTTTCCTCGCATCGTTAGCAGGTACGTTGTTGTTGGCGTCGTCCGTTTCGGCGGCGGCAAGCTACGAAACGGAAGTAACGTACGGAGTGAACTTGAGATCGAAACCCAGCTTGTCCGGCAAAGTGTACCGCATGCTTAAAAGAGGCGAAGACGTTCACGTCATTAGCGAAGCATCCGGAAACTGGCTGAAAGTAGAGACGAAGAGCGGCACGATCGGATACATTTCCGCATCCGACAAATATACCGACTACAGAGGCGGCGCCGGCACGAGCGGCGAAACCGCGGCAAGCGGCACCAACCTTAGAACGAGATTGGCCGCCACGGCGAAGTCGTATAACGGCGACTTCGATTACAAGTGGGGTGCCGAGCCTTGGAACACCAATAACAAATACGTCGACTGCTCCTCGTTCATGGAATTCGTTTTCCGCAAGCACAGCGTCGATCTGCCGCGGTCCAGCCGCCAGCAGGCGAAAGAAGGCAGCTATGTCCGCAAGTCGAACTTGCGCATCGGCGACCTCGTCTTCTTCGATACGAACGACGACGGGAGAATCAACCATGTCGGCATGTACATCGGCGACGGCGAGTTCATTCACGCGTCCCCGAGCTTCGACGGCGTCGGCGTTTCGAACCTTCGCTCCGGCTTTTGGTCCAATCATTACGTAACGGCCCGGAACGTACTGTAA